In Flavobacterium gelatinilyticum, a genomic segment contains:
- a CDS encoding SusE domain-containing protein — protein MKNIFKLGIFAMLLMSTGACNSDDITVVTPSSASVLETPAEGTVFVLDETEADEVAVTFKWSDAQYQGAPIVVNYELEIAKSGTDFKNPIILSVSPDNMQAITVSELNTAAMNSGLTPFDPQDADVRIKSYLGEGGNVQYSNVIKLTITPYAGLVTYEFTDWYLIGAAVDGGWDNNVDTNHQPMFRDGTDATQYKFTGFFKAGNFKLISEKGSWASQLGRSGEGTIEIKDNAGEFTIAADGYYTLKFNTQSLKYTLEAFDGAAAPTYSTVGIIGSSTAGGWDASTALVKSGFNAHAWSLGVTSLKEGEAKFRANNAWDVSWGGKTPFSGGGAGDNIPVAESKYVIYFNDLDGSYLMIPNQ, from the coding sequence ATGAAAAATATATTCAAATTAGGCATCTTTGCGATGCTGTTAATGTCGACAGGGGCATGTAATTCAGATGATATTACAGTGGTGACGCCTTCAAGTGCATCTGTACTGGAAACTCCTGCGGAAGGGACAGTTTTTGTTTTGGATGAAACGGAAGCCGACGAAGTAGCAGTAACTTTTAAATGGAGCGACGCACAATATCAAGGTGCTCCAATTGTTGTGAATTACGAACTTGAAATTGCAAAATCAGGAACAGATTTTAAAAATCCAATTATTCTATCTGTATCACCTGATAATATGCAAGCTATAACTGTTAGTGAGCTTAATACAGCTGCAATGAACTCCGGATTGACACCATTTGATCCTCAGGATGCTGATGTTCGTATTAAATCATACCTTGGAGAAGGTGGGAATGTTCAGTATTCAAATGTTATAAAATTAACTATTACTCCTTATGCAGGATTGGTTACTTATGAATTTACAGATTGGTACTTAATTGGTGCAGCTGTAGACGGAGGATGGGATAACAATGTTGATACTAACCACCAGCCAATGTTCAGAGATGGTACAGATGCAACTCAATACAAATTTACAGGATTCTTTAAGGCAGGTAACTTTAAATTGATTTCTGAAAAAGGAAGCTGGGCTTCTCAATTAGGAAGATCTGGAGAGGGAACAATTGAGATTAAAGACAACGCAGGTGAATTTACAATTGCGGCAGATGGATATTATACTTTGAAGTTTAACACGCAATCTTTAAAATATACTTTAGAAGCTTTTGACGGTGCAGCAGCACCAACATATTCAACTGTTGGTATCATTGGAAGTAGTACTGCAGGAGGCTGGGATGCATCAACAGCATTGGTTAAATCAGGATTCAATGCACATGCTTGGTCATTAGGCGTTACTTCATTAAAAGAAGGAGAAGCTAAATTTAGAGCAAACAATGCATGGGATGTTTCATGGGGTGGAAAAACTCCTTTCTCAGGTGGTGGTGCTGGTGATAATATACCGGTAGCAGAATCTAAATATGTAATTTATTTCAATGATTTAGACGGAAGTTATTTGATGATTCCAAATCAATAA
- a CDS encoding RagB/SusD family nutrient uptake outer membrane protein, with amino-acid sequence MNQFKFKIIGAFLVLFSFASCVDDLNTEPKVELTLEKLLEQDPNAVDGLVSKIYGTFALSGPDGPGSSDVVTQDPGEAAFLRGIINLQDFSADGMKNRWGDDGLDQLTTTSGWTPNNKFFRYLYDRAYYTISQSSNLIKILKTSSANIPNRENHIAELRFLRALSYYYLTDCFGKGAITTEDDINTSTPKDESTRVELFNFIESELKDIEGVITPTKSYGKADRNVVRMLLAKLYLNAEVYTGTQRYDDALLYTKKVIDEGGYTLAPSFVSVFSGDNDSSPEIIYTLIADAVVSQAYGNTTYIVNGNLSTETMNPNDFGATDGWGGHRATKAWYGLFNNGNLAASPDDRAKLFWTTGHAYEMNDYKKWVDGYPSIKFRNTNFNGSSNATSFSNTDFPLFRLADAYLMYAECALRGAAGGSTSLALDYVNAVRDRSHAGLITAGQLNLDFVLNERARELNLEGHRRQDLIRFGKFTGGSYLWPWKGGVKDGVSIPDTYKLYPIPTSALQANSKLTQNPGYPN; translated from the coding sequence ATGAATCAGTTTAAATTTAAGATTATAGGCGCTTTTTTAGTTCTTTTCTCTTTCGCTTCCTGCGTAGATGATTTAAATACAGAACCAAAAGTAGAATTGACCCTGGAGAAGCTTTTAGAGCAAGATCCAAATGCCGTAGATGGTTTGGTTTCTAAGATTTATGGAACTTTTGCTCTTTCAGGACCTGACGGACCGGGTTCTTCAGATGTAGTAACTCAGGACCCGGGAGAAGCAGCTTTTCTTAGAGGTATCATAAACTTGCAGGATTTTTCTGCAGATGGTATGAAAAACCGTTGGGGAGATGATGGTCTTGATCAATTAACAACAACAAGCGGATGGACACCAAATAATAAGTTTTTCAGATACTTATATGACAGAGCTTATTACACAATTTCTCAGTCAAGTAATTTGATTAAGATTTTAAAAACGTCTTCGGCTAATATTCCAAACAGAGAAAATCACATTGCGGAATTACGTTTTTTAAGAGCATTATCTTATTATTATCTAACAGATTGTTTTGGTAAAGGAGCTATTACAACAGAAGATGATATTAATACGTCAACACCAAAGGATGAATCTACAAGAGTTGAGCTTTTCAATTTTATAGAATCTGAGTTAAAAGATATTGAAGGTGTAATTACTCCAACAAAATCTTATGGTAAAGCAGATAGAAATGTGGTAAGAATGCTGCTTGCAAAATTGTATTTGAATGCAGAAGTATATACAGGAACACAAAGATATGACGATGCATTATTGTATACTAAAAAAGTAATTGATGAAGGTGGATATACACTTGCGCCAAGTTTTGTAAGTGTTTTTTCTGGAGATAATGATTCTTCACCTGAAATTATCTATACTTTAATTGCTGATGCAGTTGTAAGTCAGGCGTATGGTAATACAACTTATATTGTAAACGGAAACCTAAGTACAGAGACAATGAATCCTAACGATTTTGGTGCTACTGACGGATGGGGAGGACACAGAGCTACTAAAGCTTGGTACGGTTTGTTTAATAATGGTAATTTGGCAGCTTCTCCGGATGACAGAGCAAAATTATTCTGGACAACAGGACATGCTTATGAAATGAATGATTATAAGAAATGGGTAGATGGTTATCCAAGTATAAAATTTAGAAATACAAATTTCAACGGATCATCGAATGCAACAAGTTTCTCAAATACAGATTTTCCTTTATTCAGATTGGCAGATGCTTACTTAATGTATGCTGAGTGTGCATTAAGAGGAGCTGCAGGCGGATCAACAAGTTTAGCTTTGGATTATGTTAATGCTGTTAGAGACAGATCTCACGCAGGATTAATAACTGCAGGACAATTAAATCTGGATTTTGTATTAAATGAAAGAGCCAGAGAACTGAACCTTGAAGGTCACAGAAGACAAGACTTAATTCGTTTTGGAAAATTTACAGGCGGATCTTATTTATGGCCTTGGAAAGGCGGGGTGAAAGACGGAGTTTCAATTCCTGATACTTACAAATTGTACCCAATACCTACAAGTGCATTACAGGCTAATTCAAAATTAACTCAAAATCCTGGGTATCCAAACTAA
- a CDS encoding SusC/RagA family TonB-linked outer membrane protein produces MKTIYKKLLFLFLLLPFSVLAQNTLNGTVVDKATGQPIPGVNVNVQGAPNGASTGFDGNYQLSNVKSGSKIVVSFIGYKTETIDYTGQKTINVTLEEDTNQLQEVVVQVGYGTVKKKDATGAVTVLSANQLNKGPVGSADQLLVGRAAGVRITTDGGQPDANPNIRIRGGSSLSGNNNPLIIIDGVPIDNTNPAGISNPLTLINPNDIDTFAILKDASATAIYGSRASNGVIIITTKKGVNGAPKFNFSSNITVGKVNNPVDMMSGPEFTAFMQKYHPGYTNLLGVPDGSGAIDNPATPQIEGRTLYNTDWQDLIYRQSISTDNNFSARANLFGKVPFRASVGYAKNEGVVRTNDLERYTGSIKLSPVLLNDNLKIDINAKGISVKKNAIDADAVIGSALGMDPTKPAYDSPGASSGIFGGYYQLLNTNNSISGAQNPLAILNQRTRPEEVQKLLGNIELDYRIPFVDGLRAVVNGGIEASKTKITEVYSDNAIQTYQINNSAATNPPTYVFNPGLNYAENQTVNNKTLDAYFAYNKSLNGFVTRLDAQAGYSYQNFVTDGNKQIFRYNTSNGSREVTPNPANANNRYYNERNLQSFFGRGNFDLLNKYLFTLTLRADGSSLFKENKRWGYFPAAGFAWRLKDESFLKESKTFNDLKLRLGYGITGQQDITGVAGSYPYSALFAPTSASSTYIPGINGYYAKPYNEDLTWEKTTTYNVGIDFGFFENDIVTGSIDAYQKYTKDLLSVVSASPGQALTNEFVSNVGSMKNKGIETSLNVKVIREENFNLAVNGNIAYNIGEITDLNNRTTNVDNASGIPVGTGQKIAYNTVGQQPYSAWVFEQVYDSNNRPIENAFVDKNGDGKIDDNDRSYVALRPNWTYGFGLTANYKKFDLTTTFNGQIGGKVYNARKLQSGFIDKALPANSISLTNVLDTEFDFKTINGNVPFSDFYLEDASFLRCQNITLGYNFDKAIKGAVLRLYASANNVFIVTDYTGVDPENFNAIDNNFYPRSRTFSFGLNLDF; encoded by the coding sequence ATGAAAACAATTTACAAAAAGTTGTTATTTTTATTCCTATTGTTGCCTTTTAGTGTGTTAGCTCAAAACACTTTAAACGGGACTGTTGTCGATAAAGCAACAGGTCAGCCAATACCGGGAGTAAATGTAAATGTGCAGGGTGCTCCAAACGGTGCATCGACTGGATTTGATGGAAATTACCAGCTGTCGAATGTAAAAAGCGGTAGTAAGATTGTTGTTTCTTTCATTGGTTACAAAACAGAAACAATTGATTATACCGGACAAAAAACTATTAATGTAACTTTAGAAGAAGATACGAATCAGCTTCAGGAAGTAGTGGTTCAGGTAGGTTATGGTACTGTTAAGAAAAAAGACGCAACAGGTGCTGTAACGGTTTTATCTGCCAATCAACTTAATAAAGGACCGGTAGGTTCAGCAGATCAGCTTCTTGTTGGTAGAGCGGCAGGTGTTAGAATTACTACAGACGGTGGTCAGCCAGATGCTAATCCTAATATTAGAATTAGAGGAGGAAGTTCATTGTCAGGAAATAATAATCCATTGATTATCATTGATGGTGTGCCTATCGATAACACAAATCCGGCAGGTATTTCTAACCCTTTAACATTAATTAATCCTAATGACATCGATACGTTCGCTATTTTAAAAGATGCTTCTGCTACAGCTATTTATGGTTCAAGAGCGTCAAATGGTGTAATTATCATTACGACTAAAAAAGGTGTTAACGGAGCTCCTAAATTCAACTTCTCATCAAACATAACAGTAGGGAAAGTTAATAATCCTGTTGATATGATGTCAGGACCAGAATTTACAGCTTTTATGCAAAAGTACCACCCAGGATATACTAATTTGTTAGGTGTGCCTGATGGAAGTGGCGCAATAGACAATCCTGCGACTCCTCAAATAGAAGGAAGAACATTATATAATACAGACTGGCAGGATTTAATTTACAGACAATCAATTTCTACAGATAATAATTTCAGCGCAAGAGCAAATTTATTTGGTAAAGTTCCATTTAGAGCTTCTGTTGGTTATGCTAAAAACGAAGGAGTTGTTCGAACAAATGATTTAGAGAGATATACAGGATCGATTAAACTTTCACCTGTTTTATTAAATGATAATTTAAAAATTGATATTAATGCTAAAGGTATCTCTGTTAAAAAGAATGCTATAGATGCTGATGCAGTTATTGGAAGTGCTTTAGGAATGGATCCTACCAAGCCTGCTTATGACAGCCCGGGTGCATCAAGTGGTATTTTTGGAGGATATTATCAATTACTAAATACAAATAATTCTATCAGTGGTGCGCAGAATCCTTTAGCGATTTTAAACCAAAGAACACGTCCTGAGGAAGTTCAGAAATTATTAGGAAATATTGAATTAGATTATAGAATACCATTTGTAGATGGCTTAAGAGCAGTTGTAAATGGAGGTATTGAGGCTTCTAAAACAAAAATTACAGAGGTTTATAGTGATAACGCTATTCAGACTTATCAAATTAATAACTCTGCAGCAACTAACCCACCGACTTATGTATTTAATCCAGGATTGAATTATGCAGAAAATCAAACGGTTAATAACAAAACGTTAGACGCTTATTTCGCTTATAACAAAAGCTTGAATGGATTCGTTACAAGATTAGATGCTCAGGCGGGATATTCTTATCAGAACTTTGTTACCGATGGGAATAAACAAATCTTTAGATATAATACATCAAATGGTTCAAGAGAAGTTACGCCAAACCCGGCTAATGCAAATAACAGATACTATAATGAGAGAAACTTACAGTCATTCTTTGGAAGAGGTAATTTTGACTTGTTAAACAAGTATTTGTTTACATTGACTTTAAGAGCAGACGGATCTTCTTTATTTAAAGAAAATAAAAGATGGGGTTATTTCCCTGCAGCGGGATTTGCGTGGAGACTTAAAGATGAGTCATTCTTAAAAGAATCAAAAACATTCAATGATTTAAAACTAAGATTAGGATACGGTATTACAGGCCAGCAGGATATTACAGGAGTTGCAGGATCTTATCCTTACAGTGCTCTTTTTGCACCAACAAGTGCATCAAGTACTTATATTCCGGGAATAAACGGATATTATGCAAAACCTTATAACGAGGATCTTACTTGGGAAAAAACAACTACATATAACGTAGGGATTGATTTTGGATTCTTTGAAAATGATATCGTTACAGGTAGTATCGATGCTTATCAAAAATATACAAAAGACTTACTTTCTGTAGTTTCAGCTTCTCCTGGACAAGCTTTGACAAATGAATTCGTTTCAAATGTTGGAAGCATGAAAAATAAAGGTATTGAAACTAGCTTAAATGTTAAAGTAATAAGAGAAGAGAACTTTAATTTAGCTGTTAATGGAAACATTGCATATAACATTGGTGAAATTACTGATTTGAACAACAGAACCACAAATGTTGACAATGCATCTGGAATACCAGTAGGAACAGGTCAGAAAATTGCTTACAATACCGTAGGACAGCAGCCATATTCTGCTTGGGTTTTTGAGCAGGTTTATGATTCAAATAACAGACCAATCGAAAATGCTTTTGTTGATAAAAACGGAGACGGGAAGATTGATGATAATGACAGATCGTATGTTGCTTTAAGACCAAACTGGACTTATGGTTTTGGACTTACGGCAAACTACAAAAAGTTTGATTTAACAACTACTTTCAATGGTCAAATTGGAGGAAAAGTATATAACGCAAGAAAATTGCAATCAGGTTTTATTGATAAAGCATTACCGGCTAACTCAATAAGTTTGACAAATGTTTTGGATACTGAATTTGATTTTAAAACAATCAACGGAAATGTACCATTCTCTGATTTTTATTTGGAAGATGCAAGTTTCTTACGCTGTCAAAACATAACTCTTGGATATAATTTTGACAAAGCTATAAAAGGAGCTGTTTTAAGATTATACGCATCTGCAAACAATGTATTTATTGTAACAGATTATACAGGAGTAGATCCAGAGAATTTCAATGCAATTGATAATAATTTCTATCCAAGATCAAGAACATTCAGTTTTGGTCTTAACTTAGACTTTTAA
- a CDS encoding LacI family DNA-binding transcriptional regulator, with amino-acid sequence MKRKITLKQIAKELDVSISTVSKSLRNSLEIGEETRLKVQAFAKFYNYKPNNIALSLKNRKTKSIGIIIPEIVHYFFSTVINGIEQVANEYGYSVVICVSDDSFDKEVLNMEMLANGSIDGFIMSLSKETQFKGDFHHITEVINQGMPVVMFDRVTNDILCDKVIIDDKAAAYEAVQSLIDNGRKKIALVTTVDYVSVGKLRTDGYEKALLDNGIPFNEDLIIKIEDVETCEITISQLLNDRAFDAVFAVNELFAVTIIKTAAKMGLKVPEDLAVIAFTDGIISKYSTPTITTVSQSGEKMGNKAAKMLIERIEAEEDEDEEHTENYTTEVIETHLIKRESTD; translated from the coding sequence ATGAAACGTAAAATAACCTTAAAACAAATCGCAAAGGAACTTGACGTATCTATTTCAACTGTCTCAAAATCATTGAGAAACAGTCTGGAAATCGGAGAAGAAACACGCCTGAAAGTTCAGGCTTTTGCCAAGTTTTACAACTATAAGCCAAACAATATTGCCCTTAGTTTAAAAAATCGAAAAACCAAAAGTATTGGTATTATTATTCCGGAAATTGTACATTATTTTTTCTCTACTGTAATCAACGGAATCGAACAGGTTGCCAATGAATACGGATACAGTGTAGTAATCTGTGTTTCAGACGATTCCTTTGATAAAGAAGTCTTAAATATGGAGATGCTGGCCAACGGAAGTATCGACGGTTTTATCATGTCGCTCTCTAAAGAAACACAGTTCAAAGGCGACTTTCACCATATTACCGAAGTCATAAATCAGGGCATGCCCGTTGTAATGTTTGACCGCGTTACAAACGATATTTTATGCGATAAAGTAATCATTGATGACAAAGCCGCAGCATACGAAGCCGTTCAGAGTTTAATCGATAACGGACGCAAAAAAATAGCACTCGTAACTACTGTCGATTACGTAAGCGTTGGAAAACTCAGAACCGATGGGTACGAAAAAGCGCTTTTGGACAACGGAATTCCGTTTAACGAAGATTTAATAATCAAAATTGAAGACGTAGAAACCTGCGAAATCACCATCAGCCAGCTTTTAAACGACAGAGCTTTTGATGCCGTTTTTGCCGTAAACGAACTTTTTGCCGTAACCATTATCAAAACCGCAGCAAAAATGGGACTTAAAGTTCCGGAAGATTTAGCCGTAATCGCTTTTACTGACGGAATCATCTCAAAATACTCAACGCCAACTATTACTACCGTAAGCCAAAGCGGTGAAAAAATGGGCAATAAAGCTGCTAAAATGCTCATTGAAAGGATCGAAGCAGAAGAAGACGAAGATGAAGAACATACTGAAAATTATACCACAGAAGTCATCGAAACTCACCTCATAAAAAGAGAATCTACTGACTAA
- a CDS encoding MFS transporter, with protein MEKRKLSFWEIWNMSFGFLGIQMGFALQNANASRILQIFGADVHELSWFWIIAPLMGLIVQPIIGHYSDKTWGKFGRRKPFFLVGAILASVGLILMPQANIFISILPALWVGAGMLMIMDASFNIAMEPFRALVGDNLRTDQRTAGFSIQTSLIGFGAVIGSALPYILTKYFDVPNSTVPGSVPLNLTLSFIIGAAVLIGSILVTLFTTKEYSPEELAKFEDPQNEVVSDSEEKSKITDIFTDFAKMPTTMRQLSWVQFFSWFGLFGMWVFTTPAIAHHIYGLPLEDTSSQQYQDAGDWVGILFGVYNLVSAIVALFFLPYIAKKIGRKSTHSLSLVIGGIGLISIYFMPNENWVVLPMILIGISWASILAMPYAILAGSITPKKMGVYMGIFNFFVVIPQIVNALIGGPIVKYVYNGDAIYALITSGVSFLIAAALVYKVKDVDDFQKS; from the coding sequence ATGGAAAAGCGTAAATTAAGTTTCTGGGAAATTTGGAACATGAGTTTCGGTTTCTTAGGAATACAAATGGGGTTTGCACTTCAAAATGCAAATGCCAGCAGAATTCTTCAAATTTTTGGTGCCGACGTACATGAACTTTCATGGTTCTGGATTATTGCTCCCCTGATGGGATTAATAGTACAGCCTATTATTGGCCACTACAGCGATAAAACGTGGGGGAAATTCGGAAGAAGAAAACCTTTCTTTTTAGTAGGTGCTATCTTGGCTTCGGTAGGATTAATTTTAATGCCTCAGGCCAATATTTTCATTTCTATTTTACCCGCTTTATGGGTAGGAGCCGGAATGTTGATGATCATGGATGCTTCTTTCAACATTGCCATGGAGCCGTTTCGTGCCCTTGTTGGCGACAACTTAAGAACAGATCAGCGTACGGCAGGATTTAGTATCCAAACTTCATTAATTGGTTTTGGAGCCGTAATTGGTTCAGCATTACCTTATATTCTAACAAAATATTTTGATGTGCCTAACAGCACAGTCCCGGGAAGTGTTCCTTTAAACCTCACGCTGTCATTTATAATAGGCGCTGCGGTTTTAATTGGTTCGATCTTAGTAACGCTATTCACAACAAAAGAATACTCTCCGGAAGAACTGGCAAAATTTGAAGATCCGCAAAATGAGGTGGTTTCTGATTCTGAGGAAAAATCAAAAATCACAGACATCTTTACCGATTTTGCAAAAATGCCAACAACAATGCGCCAGCTTAGCTGGGTGCAGTTTTTCTCCTGGTTTGGATTATTCGGAATGTGGGTATTTACTACTCCGGCCATTGCTCACCATATTTACGGACTACCGTTAGAAGACACTTCAAGCCAGCAGTATCAGGATGCAGGTGACTGGGTTGGAATTCTATTTGGGGTTTACAACTTAGTTTCTGCCATTGTAGCTTTGTTTTTCCTGCCTTACATCGCAAAAAAAATCGGTCGAAAATCAACACATTCACTTTCATTGGTTATTGGAGGAATTGGTTTAATATCTATTTATTTCATGCCAAATGAAAACTGGGTTGTACTGCCAATGATTTTAATAGGAATTTCATGGGCGAGCATCCTTGCTATGCCTTATGCTATTCTTGCAGGATCTATAACACCTAAAAAAATGGGTGTTTATATGGGAATCTTCAACTTTTTTGTTGTAATCCCACAAATCGTAAATGCGCTAATTGGAGGGCCAATTGTAAAATACGTTTACAATGGTGATGCAATTTACGCCCTTATTACAAGCGGTGTAAGTTTCCTAATTGCCGCTGCATTAGTCTACAAAGTAAAAGATGTAGACGACTTTCAAAAATCGTAA
- the pgmB gene encoding beta-phosphoglucomutase codes for MNKKAFIFDLDGVIVDTAKYHFLAWQKIAQSLNINFTHEHNELLKGVSRVRSLDIILELGNVQASQEDKDKWLIQKNEDYLSYLVDMDESEILPGVFKILQLLKDQNQGIALGSASKNARPILEKTGIISYFDVIVDGNDVTNAKPDPEVFLKAAQLLQIDPKNSIVFEDSVAGIQAANIAEMASVGIGEETILHEADYIFKDFTHIDENFIKSLINK; via the coding sequence ATGAACAAAAAGGCATTTATATTCGACCTTGACGGAGTTATTGTAGACACCGCTAAATACCACTTTTTGGCCTGGCAGAAAATCGCTCAGTCATTAAATATAAATTTTACCCACGAACATAACGAACTTTTAAAAGGCGTAAGCCGCGTTCGTTCGTTAGATATTATACTTGAATTAGGAAATGTTCAGGCTTCTCAGGAAGACAAAGACAAATGGCTTATTCAAAAAAACGAAGATTATTTATCTTACTTAGTTGACATGGATGAAAGCGAAATCCTTCCGGGGGTTTTTAAAATCCTGCAGCTGTTAAAAGATCAAAATCAAGGAATTGCATTAGGTTCTGCCAGTAAAAACGCAAGACCGATTCTGGAAAAAACCGGAATCATTTCGTACTTCGATGTTATTGTCGACGGAAACGATGTAACCAATGCAAAACCAGATCCTGAAGTTTTCCTAAAAGCAGCCCAATTATTACAGATTGACCCAAAAAATTCAATCGTATTTGAAGATTCTGTTGCCGGAATTCAGGCAGCTAACATTGCAGAAATGGCAAGTGTTGGAATTGGCGAGGAAACAATTCTGCATGAAGCTGATTATATTTTTAAAGATTTTACTCATATCGACGAAAACTTTATAAAATCACTAATCAACAAATAA